One segment of Carya illinoinensis cultivar Pawnee chromosome 13, C.illinoinensisPawnee_v1, whole genome shotgun sequence DNA contains the following:
- the LOC122290734 gene encoding serine/threonine-protein kinase OXI1-like encodes MKVDELIHEHEIPALDFQDLQVISAVGRGAKGVVFLAKDKASDKQLLALKVVSKALIEEKGKDRGEYKRICFEQQVLHHFRHPLLPRLRGVLATQNVVAYAMDYCPGGNLHSLRKRQTEKMFSDDVIRFYAAELVLALEYLHSLGIAYRDLKPENVMIQDNGHIMLVDFDLSTRLSTKTPRSSPNPSSVPKPHPVNKKRFSLLHRWCNSGISPEESASACEVRVNSGDSDEKCNSFVGTEEYVAPEIVSGKGHDFAVDWWSLGVLLYEMLYGMTPFKGSNRKETFYRIISKVPELTGEATPLRDLIAKLLEKDPKKRIELEGIKGHDFFEEVQWDDVPKISRPPFIPGNESEVTEGRENIDVELFVQGIFGNGEVEVPKGINVENHNKEENTNKKAWVEEQNLTTTANDRFNIF; translated from the exons ATGAAAGTCGACGAATTAATTCATGAGCATGAAATCCCGGCCTTGGATTTCCAGGATCTCCAGGTGATTTCGGCTGTCGGACGTGGAGCCAAAGGCGTCGTTTTCCTAGCGAAAGACAAAGCCTCTGACAAGCAGCTCTTAGCTTTGAAGGTTGTCTCCAAGGCTCTGATTGAGGAGAAAGGCAAGGACCGCGGCGAGTACAAGAGGATCTGCTTTGAGCAGCAAGTGCTTCACCATTTCCGGCATCCGCTTTTACCGAGATTGCGTGGAGTTTTGGCTACACAAAATGTTGTGGCCTATGCTATGGATTATTGTCCCGGAGGTAATCTCCATTCTCTACGGAAAAGGCAGACTGAGAAGATGTTCTCCGATGATGTTATTAG GTTCTACGCGGCAGAACTGGTGTTGGCGTTGGAATATTTGCACAGTTTAGGCATAGCTTACAGAGATTTGAAGCCCGAAAACGTTATGATTCAAGACAACGGTCACATAATGCTCGTCGATTTCGATCTCTCCACGAGATTATCTACAAAAACTCCTCGATCTTCTCCGAACCCCAGCTCGGTCCCCAAACCTCACCCGGTCAATAAAAAGCGGTTCTCGCTTTTGCACCGTTGGTGTAATTCCGGCATCTCGCCTGAGGAATCGGCGTCAGCTTGTGAAGTCCGCGTCAACTCCGGCGACTCGGATGAGAAGTGTAACTCTTTCGTCGGAACAGAGGAGTACGTTGCGCCGGAGATCGTGTCAGGGAAAGGCCACGATTTCGCGGTGGACTGGTGGTCACTCGGGGTCTTACTGTACGAAATGCTGTACGGAATGACGCCGTTTAAGGGGTCCAATCGAAAAGAGACCTTTTATCGGATTATATCCAAAGTGCCGGAGCTGACAGGAGAGGCGACGCCGTTGAGGGACCTGATCGCGAAGTTGTTGGAAAAGGATCCAAAGAAGAGAATCGAACTGGAGGGAATTAAGGGCCACGATTTCTTCGAAGAGGTTCAGTGGGATGACGTGCCTAAAATCTCAAGGCCACCTTTCATCCCGGGAAATGAAAGCGAGGTCACAGAGGGAAGGGAAAATATAGACGTGGAGTTGTTTGTCCAAGGAATCTTTGGCAACGGCGAAGTGGAAGTTCCGAAAGGCATAAACGTCGAGAACCATAATAAGGAAGAGAATACGAATAAGAAGGCATGGGTTGAAGAACAGAATCTCACGACTACTGCAAATGatagatttaatattttttga
- the LOC122293009 gene encoding 60S ribosomal protein L32-1, giving the protein MAVPLLTKKIVKKRVKKFKRPQSDRKISVKTNWRRPKGIDSRVRRKFKGCTLMPNVGYGSDKKTRHYLPNGFKKFVVHNVSELELLMMHNRTYCAEIAHNVSTRKRKEIVERAAQLDVVVTNKLARLRSQEDE; this is encoded by the exons ATGGCTGTTCCTTTGCTGACAAAGAAGATTGTGAAAAAGCGTGTCAAGAAGTTCAAGCGGCCGCAAAGTGACCGGAAAATTTCTGTCAAG ACAAACTGGCGAAGGCCTAAGGGTATTGATTCACGTGTCAGGAGAAAGTTCAAAGGATGCACTCTGATGCCCAATGTTGGTTATGGCTCTGACAAGAAAACCCGCCACTATCTTCCCAATGGATTCAAGAAATTCGTTGTTCACAATGTCTCAGAACTGGAACTTCTTATGATGCACAACAG AACCTACTGTGCCGAGATAGCACACAACGTTTCAACCCGGAAGAGGAAGGAGATCGTTGAGCGTGCTGCACAGTTGGATGTTGTTGTTACGAACAAACTGGCCAGGTTGCGTAGCCAGGAGGATGAGTGA
- the LOC122292844 gene encoding auxin-induced in root cultures protein 12 — MGRLCLKLPVILGVLATALLVSPALSQTCTSQKLRNKNDYPNCTDLHHLGAFLHWNFNASNSSLSMAFVAPPAKTGGWVAWAINPNSTKMIGSQAILAFKSNGGAVTIQTYDIKAYNISLSGLNLSYPVWDLKAEESSGNITIYGKWKLPAKTEMVNQVWQVGPGIHPNGYPIIHDVSSNAENLKSMGTLNLVTAVASSPASEPAASGPSGNTAPGPGSAGSAPSPGSSSGKNGVSRNRDRAILSLCMPLFVILGSLIVF, encoded by the coding sequence ATGGGTAGGCTTTGTTTGAAGTTACCGGTGATTCTGGGGGTCTTGGCGACGGCTCTGCTGGTCTCGCCGGCTCTGTCACAGACCTGCACGTCGCAGAAGCTCCGTAACAAAAATGACTACCCCAACTGCACCGATCTCCATCACCTGGGTGCCTTCCTCCACTGGAACTTCAACGCTTCCAACTCGTCGCTGTCCATGGCCTTCGTTGCCCCTCCGGCCAAGACAGGCGGCTGGGTTGCGTGGGCCATCAACCCCAACTCGACCAAAATGATAGGTTCCCAGGCGATTTTGGCCTTCAAATCCAACGGCGGGGCCGTGACCATCCAGACCTACGACATCAAGGCCTACAATATCAGCTTGTCCGGGTTGAACCTCTCGTACCCTGTGTGGGACCTGAAAGCGGAGGAATCCAGCGGTAACATCACGATCTACGGGAAATGGAAGCTGCCGGCGAAGACGGAGATGGTGAACCAGGTTTGGCAAGTGGGTCCGGGCATTCACCCAAACGGCTATCCGATAATACACGACGTCAGCAGTAATGCGGAGAACCTCAAGTCTATGGGGACCCTAAACTTAGTTACGGCAGTGGCTTCTAGTCCTGCTTCTGAACCTGCTGCTTCGGGACCCTCTGGGAATACTGCTCCTGGTCCTGGATCTGCTGGGAGTGCTCCAAGCCCTGGATCTTCCAGCGGAAAAAACGGGGTTTCAAGAAACAGAGACAGAGCCATTTTGAGCTTATGCATGCCTTTATTTGTGATTCTCGGTAGTTTGATTGTCTTCTGA
- the LOC122292305 gene encoding cytochrome b561 and DOMON domain-containing protein At3g25290-like → IISPLALTLLSPFSRVKASMASSPSPASDFLVLTLWALLVISPVHSLTCSSQTFTNNGLYKKCLDLPTLSSYLHWTYDQSNSSLSIAFIAPPSKSGGWIAWAINPTDTGMKGSQALLAFKSDNGSMTVKTYNISNIGPVTESKISFDVWDASAESSSGVMRLFAKLKVPSNSQTINQVWQVGPSVTGGVPDAHSMQTANLNAKSTLSLVGEQTATPSGTDSRTKKKNIHGVLNVVSWGILFPTGAIIARYLRTFESAEPAWFYLHVFCQISAYAIGVAGWGTGLKLGSESPGVQYTGHRNIGISVFCLATVQIFALFLRPKKDHKYRLYWNIYHHGVGYSILILGILNIFKGYDILQPAKKWKSAYIIVIIVLGAIALLLEAITWIVVLRRKSSKSTKPYDGFNNGQGRQ, encoded by the exons ATAATATCTCCTTTGGCTCTCACTTTACTCTCTCCTTTCTCACGCGTAAAAGCATCCATGGCGTCTTCTCCATCCCCTGCTTCGGATTTTCTAGTTCTTACTCTTTGGGCTCTGCTTGTAATCTCTCCTGTTCACTCTCTGACTTGTAGTTCTCAGACCTTCACCAACAATGGCCTCTACAAGAAGTGCTTGGACCTCCCCACACTTTCTTCCTACCTCCACTGGACCTACGACCAGTCCAACTCCTCTCTCTCCATAGCCTTCATCGCCCCTCCTTCCAAATCTGGCGGATGGATCGCTTGGGCCATCAACCCAACTGACACGGGCATGAAGGGCTCACAGGCCCTCCTTGCTTTCAAATCCGACAACGGGTCCATGACCGTCAAGACCTACAACATAAGCAACATCGGGCCCGTCACGGAGTCCAAGATCTCCTTTGATGTTTGGGACGCGAGCGCCGAGTCCTCCAGCGGCGTCATGAGGCTCTTCGCCAAATTGAAGGTTCCCAGTAACTCCCAGACCATTAACCAGGTCTGGCAGGTGGGGCCATCCGTCACCGGTGGTGTTCCGGACGCGCATAGCATGCAGACAGCGAACTTGAACGCCAAGTCCACCCTTAGTTTGGTGGGGGAACAGACTGCCACTCCCTCCGGAACGGACTCTAGGACCAAGAAGAAAAAT ATTCATGGAGTACTGAATGTCGTGAGTTGGGGCATTCTGTTTCCAACTGGAGCTATCATTGCGAGGTACCTAAGGACTTTTGAGTCTGCGGAACCCGCATGGTTTTATCTTCATGTTTTCTGCCAAATATCTGCTTATGCAATTGGGGTGGCTGGCTGGGGGACCGGTCTTAAGCTTGGAAGTGAGTCGCCGGGGGTCCAATACACCGGTCACCGCAATATCGGCATCTCCGTCTTTTGCCTCGCTACGGTGCAG ATTTTTGCTCTATTTTTAAGGCCAAAGAAGGACCACAAGTACCGGTTATATTGGAATATCTACCACCATGGTGTTGGATACTCGATACTCATCCTTGGCATCCTCAACATTTTCAAAGGTTATGACATTTTGCAACCTGCAAAGAAATGGAAATCAGCTTACATAATTGTGATCATTGTATTGGGCGCGATTGCCTTGTTGTTGGAAGCAATTACTTGGATTGTAGTTTTGAGGAGGAAGTCCAGCAAGTCCACCAAGCCCTATGACGGATTCAACAATGGACAAGGCAGACAATAA